The sequence below is a genomic window from Ovis canadensis isolate MfBH-ARS-UI-01 breed Bighorn chromosome 1, ARS-UI_OviCan_v2, whole genome shotgun sequence.
TCCAAATATACTTGGACAACATGTATTTTGAGAGAAAATGTAGGTGGGTTTCAGTGGTGATTTCACTGTTTTTCTATCAACAGAAATGGGTAGAATTCCCAAAAGGGGAAGACTGAAGCAGAAAAGTTAAATATGTGATCCTACGAAGCTGGTATTATAGGAAAACATTAACTTCAACAGTTCCAAAAAAAGGGTTTCAAGCCAAAGCCTGTGTAAACTAGATTTGATAGTAAAAAAagcacttcatgagaagagttagaAATGTAATTTTCATGGGCCATCAGGACAACAAGAGGTTCACCCTGTTTATTCCTCTACTCTGCTGCGTTTTGCTTCTCTGGATGATGTAGTTTTAAGAACCTAGGTAGTCCTGCTGTGCAGGCAGGCAGTAACTCTAGCCACTGGCCCTCAGGCATAAGAGCAAGTTTTACCAGAAAGTGTTCAGGAAAGGGACTATGAGATGCTCACAACCTTAGCAGAGGGGCAAGGAAAGATAAAATGTGGTTTTCTTAGCTGAAAACACTAGAACTCCACCCCTACAAGGGGTATTTATGAGTGATGAGATGGGCCCTAGACAGAAGCAAATTTCCCCTGAACCTTATGATATGATAAGGATTAGGATTATGATAGATAATGATCTGCTAGGTCATGTGCTGTAGGATGCTACACATTGAAAAGGAGCTCATGCTCAACAGCAAGTGCTTAAGCTTCAGCATTCTCTGATGTGAAATTTAAGTGGTGAATCCCCTGGGCAGCGTAACAGGGGAAAtgggggcaggcagagggaggaggagggaatctACCACACTCTTGTAATGTGAGCCACTGGTGACTTGCTAGAGGGGCAGTGATGGGAGTCCCTGCCAGATGCCAACTCCCTGGGGAAAAGAAACACTTTACGGGGCACTGGTTCCAGTCAAGGATACTATTACAAGGGGAAGAGGTCAAGATAAGGCTTTAAAAAGGGGTGTGTTTCCTTATGCTTTTGCACCTATGTTCTCTGCAAACCTCTCTCAATATTCAATATGGTTATGAGCAACATGGATTAACAGATCATGTTCAAACTGCAGACATTTACAAAGTATCCTTCGTAAAAAGCTAGGAAATGAGTATTAAGATAGGAGTAGTAGGGCTAGGGACTTACTCCCAGAGGAAAATTAAACTGATTTTGTATAGGTTTGAGTATTGTCCAACTCCCCTCCTCAATCAGAGTAAACCTGAAAGTGTTCCTCCCTTTAAAGGCAGGAAGAATTGAAAGATTACAAAAAAGAGATTGACAAGAGCTCCCAAATAACTGGGCAACAGAATTTTCTGAGAGATGAACACAGCATAGAAACCGCAGCTGATGCCATGTGGTCTGGTTCCATCCCCATCAGTGTCTTCATGGACCCCACTGGGTCCAACAAGAAACTCCTCAGGGAGTAAGAAAAGTCAGACTCAGATCTCCTTCTTCCCACAGCCACACGGACACACGTGCCAGCAGTATACACTGGGGATTTGTGGCTGTTACTCAgcttttagcttttttaaaaaaaggaaaccaagatTATGGTATTTCCCCTCCAAATCACCCATCAGCATGGCTCACTGCCTGAAGGAGTTGGCAAGACAGTTTGCCTGAGAACAGAAGGCAAACACTATGGTGTATCAGGAAGAAAAGGCCTCTGGGTATTACACCACTTCCTTCTGCCCACTCCTCGGGGGCAAAAAATTAGTTCTACTTACTACATTTGaaagactaatttttaaaaaattaataaaaatgacaatttcCCTGTCAAGAGCACATGAACATAAACAGTAAAGCAAAGTCCATGGGGAGGGTATATGAATGCAGAACAGGCTTCTAAGATGTAGTTAGCCTCCTTCTTGGTGGGGATGGGTGATGTCTCTCCGAGGATAGGCTGTCTGGTCCCCCCATCCTAAGTCCTCTTGCCCCAACTGTCTTTCCTTTGTAGCTGTCCTTAGGATTAGTGTTGGGATCACAATCTGGAATTCAACAGAGAGCTTCTGAAGGTTGggacagagggaggggaggagaaaggagagatgaAAATTTAGTCTTCTTCATCCTCACTGATATCATAGGCCGCAGACTTGTGTCTGGAGAGGTTtgttggggaggaaggtggggaagTCTTGCCAGAGAAGGGCCACCggaaagagggagagggggaaCGTTCACGAGTGGGGCTGTTGCTGGGACTCTGCCTTGGACTGATGGCCTGCAGCATCCGGCCTTTCCCCTCTTTCAGCATATGTTTCTGGGGAGACCAAAAGGAAGAGTTAGAAGAAACCTATGGATCCTACTAACCAATGGAGGAGATCTGAGACTTCAAATTATCGTGAGTGCCCTCTGTAACATCAAAAGTGACCAAGTAAGCCACAGATACAATTCTAAGCAATTTCTCAAAGTGGTTATGCTATACTACATGTCTAAGGGGTCCCACCTGTTATCCACTGTCATCCAATCTTAAAAGGAATTCTTAAAAGGCTACTTGGTCTGTAGTCTAGGTTCTAGGCAAAAACAGAGGAATTAACTCAGACAAAAGGGTACCTACCTTAGTTTTGGGGGTTCTCTGAAAATTCTATATTCTCCATGAATAATCTATTCTGGCATCCAAGCACCCCCACAGCCAGATCATTTCTGATATCCTAGGGCTCATCTGCTAATAGCTACACATGCACCTTTTATCTGGCTCAGAAAGACCTTGCCTAGTCCTCAAGGACAGAATTCCCACCATATCCAGCAAACCTGCAGTGGCTGCTTGTAGTGGAggcagttgtttcttttttttttttttaaaccgttctttgctctttcctttccttctatcCAAAACTGTAATGTAGAAGCAAGCTAGGCAAGGTTACTCACTTGTCACCATATTTGGAGGTTTATAGACAGCTGGCAAAATTAGGAGAATGTATAACCACTTtctgtaaagatttttaaaacctttctgGGGATAGTTGAAATATAGTTCTGCCCAATAAAGGGAACACATTAGATAACTTTTTATTGTCAATGTCCCTTTCTGCTCAAGGATTTTACAGTTCCTTTCACAGCATAAGAATTCCCTAGATTTTCCTGAATTTCCCTAAATTGCCCAGCAGGAAGAAACATACCAGCGCTCCTTCTGGACCAAACATTTCCAGGAAGCTTCCAATGAATTCTCGGGATTTCTCTTCCCATTTCTGAATGAGGTCAATGCTTTTTTCTTCCACCTTCTGAACAAATTCTTTTGACTTTTCCTCCacatctttcactttcttctttactTTGTCAACTCGCTCCTGCAAGTGGTATTTCTTCTCCTGGATAAAGAAATAACTGTTTTGAGAAATATTACTCACACTGACCTTCCATaccaagaggaaggaaaagactTGGTTTGGTACTCTATTTAGACATTCCTTTCGGTCTTGAGAATTTCACTTTACTTTAATATATCCCATACTTCCGTACCATGGTAACAGAAAAGATATGCTCTGGCTGGTCATCCTATGTAAAAGTGTAATAATTCTAAGATTGTAGAGCCCAGGACTAAACTAAATGCACAGGGTAAGCCCAGTAACAGACTGGCATATACCAAACAAACTCAGATTTTTAAGACAAAACATTAACTTGGAAGATAAACATGCCCAACAAAACCCAAAACCCCATTCTAGATGGAGATGTATATGTATAGGGAGGGAGCAACAAGATCACTGTACAGTATTGCCAACAACCAGTCAACTCTAACAGGCTGAAAAAGAAAGCAGTAGACCTTTTACTTAATTCATTTATTGTGCTAAAACTTTCCCTCCATCACTGGCTTATTCTATGACTacagagaagttttttttttttttaaacatctggaGGTCTGTTTGCTCATTCGCAAAGTAAGGATGATACTCATTGGTCCctaaaaataagggaaaatggTATGAACCCTcccaaagggagggaaggagtctTTAGCCAAATGAAAAGTGTTCTCATTTTCAGATCATAAAGGGGAAGGGGAATATGTTTAGGATTCTTAAACACATGACAATAAATTCTGCAGTGTAACAACAGCTAGGTTGTTAACAGTAGCCAGCATTTATCTGCACAGATAAATCAATTTAGATGAAACCATTTTACCCATTCATAATTCACAGAGCTGGGAACAAATGAGGGAGCATGGTAAATTACTCACATATAGAAGACACAgcagctttcttctttttaaatcaattttactgaggtataatttatatacaaaatgtATAGCAGTTTGTTTCTAAGGGCAATATTAAGCTAAGATAAACTTGCTTtcataaatcaaattttaaaagttagttcCATGTGCCTTGAGAAGTTGCATGCAAAATGTGTGTTACTAACCACACAGGGAGAAGATCCATAGTTTTCATCAGATTTATACAgaccataccaaaaaaaaagttaagaaccACTGTTTTAAATGTATTCGATATAAACACTGTACTTTGTAAGTTACACATTCTTATTTAATTGGCTGTATGTCCTTATATCAATGTTGTGATACTAGACTATAAAGGCTGATAATGCTTCTTTTTTATAGAACAGATACATCCAAATGCTCTTTGTAAAAAGCCTGGCATAGTAGTACTATGTGCAAAGAGGTATCCACTGAGCTTTTGGAGGTGATAATAAGAGCAGATTGAAGAGCAAGTTTAACTTAGACAAAGTGAGAGGCAACATGTCCTATAGGGCCAGGGAACTCTGGGATGAGGTTAGAACTTACATTGATAAAGCTGACAttgagttcctttgctgtgtagCCCCTCTGGAGGTTCCGCCTGGCATACACATCATAGTCACGGACAATTCGAGTGATGATGTCTGATGTGGAGATACCTTCTGTCCTCTGTGTTGGAGCAAACATGCCTAACCCCAAAACACAAATACTGTGATACTCTGAATAGCTCAGGCAGTAGGACTAGATGGAAACTGGGAGCCACAGTCCTTTCCTATCCTCAAAAAGCAGAGTCTGCTATTACTAAGTACAGTCTGAGATACTAACATACAGAAGAAAGACTGAATGAAGGGTTAGGAGTAAGGAAAGGTCCTAATATTAAGAAAAGAATGGGGCTGGAGAAAGgtttcttgaaattaaaagagataaCAAAAGTAGATTGTTTAGACTGAGAACTGATGGATATTATgatgctgctattgctgctgctaagtcgcttcagtcgtgtctgactctgtgcgaccccagagacggcagcccaccaggctcccctgtccctgggattctccaggcgagaacactggagtgggttgccatttccttctccaatgcatggaagtgaaaagtgaaagtgaagtcgctcagtcatgtctgactctttgcgaccccatggactgcagcctaccaggctcctccgtccatgggattttccaggcaagagtactggagtggggtgccattgccttctccgggatatTATGCTATGCTCACTTTAACCTCTTATCCAAAGTGTGACCTAAAAGTGGATGTTCAATTTCTCACTGTATAAATTTTCCTCGGTAGTGATGTGATTGACTATGTCATTGTTCCTGAGACTCCATAAAATGAGGATGCACATCAGCGTACTCACCTGCTTCCTTGATGTGCTTATAAACATCATCACTCCCAGCAGAAGAATAAGGGATGTCATCATGAGCCACAAAATCAATCTGAAAATAAGGAAACATCATTAAAACTCAGGATAACTGCTACTTAGAAAGAACCAGGCAACACTCTGTGGCCCAGAAAAAGGGCCACAAGGTGAAGACAGGGCTCAAATCaacttttctctttgtctctccttGCTCGGCTCATAAATTTCatgattcttttacaagtgatccAACCTAGCTGTTTATGGATCATAAACATGAAGCTAGCCAGTTTCTCTTCTAGTTGCTCCTCCTGGTTCCTAGAAGTGCTACCCTCACATGAATACCAGTCATCATGGTGTGGGAAATAGGCCTGGAGGATTTTCTGCTATGCTAGCTAGTGGATGGagtcaagaaaagaagaaaagaaacctcCCTATCCTCCTGGCTCTACAAGAACTGGTCAAACACGGTTtctaaaaatatgagaaagaagTCACTTCTTTGTTAACTGGTttctctctaagtctgtgaggtAAGTGGGAATATAAAAACAGCAACTAAGAGCCCCATAAAAGACCTTTAGGTCTCAGATCTATCACTTTACTACTGTCAATATCTCTTGCACTGGGATCAACAATCTTTCTAAACCTCATTTATTTACTCCTTCCTGAATAGGCCGTTATCTCCTTTGTTAATTAAATTGCTAATACCACCATACCCAGCCCCCAGAAGCCATTGTAATGTTACACTCATCAGGACTATGTCAGGAACTCTCAACTAACATATCAATTATCCATGAACAATCTGTCAGGGACACAAAGGCAGCAAAGTGAAAATAAGAACAATGAACAAGCCAGACTCGTGACTGACGATATACTACTaacaaggagagaaaag
It includes:
- the PCYT1A gene encoding choline-phosphate cytidylyltransferase A — its product is MDAQNSAKVNTRKRRKETLGPNGATEEDGIPSKMPRCAIGLRQPAPFSDEIEVDFSKPYVRVTMEEASRGTPCERPVRVYADGIFDLFHSGHARALMQAKNLFPNTYLIVGVCSDELTHNFKGFTVMNENERYDAVQHCRYVDEVVRNAPWTLTPEFLAEHRIDFVAHDDIPYSSAGSDDVYKHIKEAGMFAPTQRTEGISTSDIITRIVRDYDVYARRNLQRGYTAKELNVSFINEKKYHLQERVDKVKKKVKDVEEKSKEFVQKVEEKSIDLIQKWEEKSREFIGSFLEMFGPEGALKHMLKEGKGRMLQAISPRQSPSNSPTRERSPSPSFRWPFSGKTSPPSSPTNLSRHKSAAYDISEDEED